The Primulina eburnea isolate SZY01 chromosome 12, ASM2296580v1, whole genome shotgun sequence genome includes the window ctcaagtgtaatggacacggaccccgtgtacacgtccgtgtggCCTCGGTCGACCAGAatgatgcttgaataatgttctttTGATCTCTAGACATACTCcaatgcatcacgagcccttcttcCTTGATCATCATTCCTTGTAGTGCCTCTTTGAACTTCCTAAGCCGTCCTTTGAATGCCATGCCCGGTCAGATTCCTATCATTCTGCTTTCTTGAAACAAAATCCAAATCAAGAATTCGCATGACTTCATTGTTAAAATTCATCTGACTAACTTGCATATTAATTAACAATGGATTATAAACAAAAGGGGATCAATAAGTAACGCACATTTCTATTACAGACTAAAAGCATTCAACCCAAAcagtaaatattttaaataaaaatttcgtcAATCGGAAAGCACAAGCCAAGAAGCAACGAATCACATAACAGATAATGTTCTTCTTACTGCATCACTTGGGAAAAAATTTAACAAAACCATAAATATAGAACCTTTTGCAGTTCCAACAACTCCCCCACAAGTGTTTGATACTTCAGTTTAGCCATGGCTCCATTATCAACACCAAGAGATTGGTCAAAACCAACAGAGACAGAATCCCTCTTCATCACGCTCAGCACatcaaaatcatccaaaaaatCAAATGATTCAATATATAGAAGGTGGAAAATCCAATCTTATTCGAATAGAACCTTTGTATTCTTATCTATCCTTGAATCTTTGAATTTCAtaaaccaaaataaaaaatcccaaaacaacTTTCCAAGAgagattatatatgaatatggtATAATACTATATCCAATATAAGCATCAATACAGTTTTGAAAGCAACACAACTGTATTTTTTAGCAATCATATGACTAatcaattatatataaatatgttatatgttttttattttcatgAAAAGAGTGAAAAATTGAAGGCAATGAGGAGAAAGCAAAGACACAACCACACCATGAGCAGGTAAGGTTATGCCTGTTTGGCTCATATTAtggtaattattattatttgaaaaacCTTATGAAAAGTTCTTctcaaagttttcttatttttaattgtaatgacacatttttttataattatgttCCTAATGAATTTTTCATATATTTCTATATGCCTCATACTCAAGGAGAAAACAAGTTCTGCTGATATACCAATTACAAGAACAAAAGTATGGGTGGAAGGCGATAAGAAGAAAAATGGACAACCTAGTGGTGAAGCTGTTGGAGAAAAAATGGTAATAAAATTatttctgtaaaaaaaaattgttcaacTTAAATTCattatttctcaaaaattatttgtttgttATTTGCAGAAAGAAATAGAAGAATGTGAACCTGAATCTCAAAACACTACTAACACTGCGGAGGATGCAATTAGCCTTGTATTTGGGAAGGAAATTCGAGGTAGAGTGTATGGAATGGGCTTTGGAGTTGCACCTTCAAAAGTTGGAGCATCTTTGCAACAAAATGAGACTATCAAACAACTTCAAAGTATGATGCACAACCTTCAACAAGAAGTGCAACTAATGAGGTCCATTGTTTTCCAAAGTACTAGGCAACAAAATGAGCGAGAACATGttattagataaaataatttgtaTTGATGTTATTGAGAATTTTTGTTTAGTGACCTATGATTTTGTCTTtatcacttttttttttattgttgagtAGAAAAATTGTATAAGCTTCACTAGTCTTATTTAGTTTACTTTCTAGCTTTAATGCATTTTTATTTTGCACTtgaatttttatgtttaatttGGTTGATGTGGCCATAATAATTTGTATATTGACTTCCTTACTAAAtaatgaaattatattttagattGAAATTGATGACATGTTATGTGCTTCTTCCGCACAGTATATTTTCTAATGACCTCACAATAGAAGTAATCTAGTGAAGCTTCTTACATTGGAGATTTGTTGTTTCGGATATTTTTTGCTTTATCTCAATATGTAGGTTGGTAGTGGTGGCAATATTGGGATTGAGAATGATATTGGTAGCGGCTGTGATATCAATCGTCCCAAAAAAAGTTGTAATGCTGATAATGTGAACCAACATCAAGTTGCATCTCGGGTAACTATCTTAAAAGTTTGTGTTATCAAAACCACATttgttataaaatatatatgacaTAATTAATACTTTGTATTGTTTATATGCAGTCAAATTTAAAGAATGTGAGTAATGGAGATGTCCCTGACAATATTAAATGTAAGTTGCTTCATTAGTGTGGTGATGGAGTTGTTGCTGTAGGTCAAATTGCATCCACAGATCCAACGATAAAAGTGCATCATGTTCCTCTTGGTGGATCGTGTTGGAAAGTTTGGGTTGATAGAGTTCTTGTGGAGCAGGTAGACTTAATTCGACCAAATTCTGAAATGATTTTTCTGGATGATGCAGTTGGAAGCACAGTAGCATGGTTTTATAAATTTATCATTTTGTGTGACTGATACAAATCCTATTGGTTCTAGGGTTAGAGACACTATTGCATCAAACCATCATATTACTGAGTATTTTGTTTACTTTATCAAGTTTTTTGTCTTATTGGATAAAGGAGAATTGACATTAATTACTTAGTTTTTAAGTTATCTTATTATTTTGCTTTAATTCTGGTGATTAGTTGGATGTCGTGTTATAAATCTTTTGAGTTTTGATATTATTGTTTCAATTTTGGttcataataatataaataacgtTAATGTGCTGCATGTTGTTGATAAACCAAATCGACAACCCCCTTTGTACAATGTTGAACATGTCAACTACAGCTTGCATTGCACCCTACAAATAGATCACTACTTATAATCGCAGCGTACCTTTTCGCGGCGCATATTGCACACTGCGGAAACCCACTTTTCTTGTAGTGAGTTTACTATCTCATTAATTCaaatccttgaatttattttctcaaaatttaattatcataaatcaaTTCCTcgaatttactatattattttatataaattccactaattgaatttattctctcaacgggaacaaaatgatccagtgcttgtgtgaccctcaatgattCAGGGATACAGTTAGCCATGTGTTTCACAACTCATTGTGATTCAGGAtataatcttttatttggggCTTATCCTAATTTTCCTCATTCTATGTATCAAAAATTGATCATTAGATGGTCAGAAATATTATTTCTGATTAGACCCATCGagtcatggtaagagcgtctagtagtatcgccccatgattccttaggtatcactaacagtgcctgcaagaaccaatcggTTATGATTAATGTaaagtacggtcccttcatcttaTATATCCTTATCGAATATGCAATCATtagttcatcgagggttgcataataattcgataactatgtgacacatatttgagaataaatagtggcatcacaTGTACAactggagaactccttctctaacttacatttcatactctggccagagattccatgcactattatttcatcagatcacataggatatccacacatgtaggtgagcggtgaattcccgactacagTACACTAGCTCCTACATGTGTCACAACTGTATccaatctcgccacctgatgaccctcttggagtcggtaaacgagtcaaagcacagccctagcatatagagcctcagtgttgtctcaGGTCacaaggactaatggtgtacaatcataatcacAGACTTaacctctcgatgaatgataaccacttaaAAAGTCCGAGGGATGgtagttcggtataatcatcatatgactatccATCTATATGTTtagacatctctatgcccttactaagaaacgcggtacacaacatcacagatgctagtctcgagctcaagcgaaaTTTATCCACGTTTTAGGCGGTTGAATCgcctaggaacgaatttagatcatacagtgtttacaaatgaaaacattgaattacgattcatttttattaaagtataatcaaggtctttatctatgtttttcacatgggtatacagataagaaataacaaaccatgaaataatgaattatattaaattaaagattgtttattacaactgagttAATAAATTATCTAGCTAACAATTGGCTTACATGACATTTACTCTAACAATCTttcacttgccctagagccaactactcATAAACTTTAATCACATTGCTTCACGATGTTTCTCAAATAATGGTCCTGacaagggctttgtaagtggatcaacaacattttctgcagaggggactctttcaatTGATATATCTCATCTTCCCACAATCTTCAGGATGATGTAGAATTttctcagtacatgtttggatcgctgatgagaccttggttcctttccttgcgcaacggcaccagtgttgtcgcagtacaccgggactagatcaactccattacgaataacgcccaactcttggacaaaagtactcatccaaactgcctctttggctgcagaagatgcaacaatatattcagcttcagtggtggattTCGCAAAGGTGTCTTGCTTgtacttttccaagagacagtcATACCatttagcatgaatacaaaatcagaGGTCGGTTTcaaatcatctacgtcacattggaagctagaatcagtgtagcctttaaatttcaattctccacctccatagaccatgaacaagttcttagtccttcttaagtaattaagaatatctttcacggccttccaatgcattggaccagggttcgcctgatatctgcttgtaacactcagagcaCAAGCAATATCAGgatgtgtcgatatcataccatacatgatactaccaatggctgatgcatatggaatacgtgtcatcatctctatctcttcatcagtgttgggacacatagctttagatagtgtaacaccatgacacattagtaagtaagtatcctctcttggacatTTCTATAGAGAAtcgcttcaggatggtatcgatataagtgaCTTGGGTGAGCCCCATCattctctttgatctatctctatagatttgtattcccaatacatttGATGCTTTACCCATGTATTTCATGGAGAATtcacttgctaaccatactttagttgattacACTAATCCTATATCATTCACAATGAGCAGGATattatcaacataaagtaccaaAAAtttcactgcactcccactaactttcttatacacgtatggttcctcaggatttttatcaaaaccaaattccttgaTAGTGCTATAAAATCCGAGGTTCCAACTCTTtgacgcctgcttgagaccatatattgatctctgaagtttgcataccttatgctcacttcctattTATGTGTATCCCTCGGGCTGAAACATATAGAtatcttctttgatgtctcagTTGAGGAATGCAGTATTcgcatccatctgccatatctcatagtcataccatgatgctatggttagtagtattctaatggacttaaacatagaaattggtgaaaaagtttcatcatagtcaattccttgcctttgagtataacttTTTGCAATCAATTTTGCTTTGGAGGTCAATAGCTTCCCATCAgtcccaagctttcttttgtagatccatttgcatcctatgggaacaattccctcaggtggatccaccaatgcagacttggtttgaatacatagagtctaTTTaagactgcatggcttcaagccatttggttgaatcagtatcagatattgcttctttcaaattcattggatcacatccaacacaagccTCATCATGGCTTTGTtgatgaagaagcgtatatcttgcaggtggtctcaTAACCCTATCGGaacttctaggagcttgtacttaaAATTCTTGTTGTTGGGGATTAGGTTCAATTTCTACCGTTGCGGGAGTatcctgaatttcttcaagttctatcatcatgcattttctatctaatagaaactctctttccaaaaaggtggcatttcttgaaataagaaattttgcttcattggggtgatagaaataatatccaatagaATTTTTTGGATATCATACAAAGTAgaacaaagtggatctactgtGTCTCTCACTGcatgcttcacgtaagcaagacaTTTCCATATTCTCaaaaagaatatttgggagtttttcccatccatatatCATATGACGTTTTATTCTCttcctttgtatggacattattcaacaacattgccgcagttttaAGCGCAAAGCctcaaaacgatgtaggcaattcagtgaatctcatcatagatcgaaccatgtctaTCATGGTTCGATTACGACGTttagaaacaccattcaatgtAGTGTTGCTGTTGGAGtgcactgtgagagaatctcattctcttttagataacccaaaaattcagctctcaagtattctccacatCGATCAGATCAAAGTGtgttaatacttctttctagctggttttctaattcagatctgaattttttgaaattttcaaatgcttcagatttgtgtttcatcagaTAAACATAACCAtatctcgaatggtcatcagtaaaggtaatgaagtaggatttaccaaattttgtgctaacatTTAGCGGGgcacaaacgtctgtgtggatcaaatccagcagaccatgcgcacgttccacgtttccattgaatagagtcttggtcatttttcttttttagaCATGACTCACAAGTAGGTATAGAATTTATGTCtaacaagtcaaacatgccttctcccactagcttgtgcatccttctttggaaaatatgacctagtctagcgtgtcATATTTGTGCGAATTTggacttctatttttcttatgtTTGTttttgaaatcatgtttacttggacaatcacttatcattttcaaaacatttcTGGTCCAGATAATTTTTTATGTCCAttcttcttgcagtgaaataaatatgttctgacttatcaGGCTTTGTGGGCCCTTTAAGTGTCGTCCGGAATTTACCTCTCATtggtttgtttttcttgtgaggggcagaacatttctttcccttatctTGTGGGACATTTTTCATTCCTAACAAGAAGCCCTACTAGGAaacaacattttctttttattgtgGCTTCATAAGTCATAAccatattgactagctcttcaaggctatcatcaatcttattcaaattgaagttaaCCATaaacccgtcaaatgaggaagagaatgACAATAAATCGATGTCATGAAGTAATTCGTTAGGAATCACTTATTTCAGGCCCATCACTTTCTTAAGAGCCCAATCATATGTACACCatgccccatcttgcatgcgtatAGTTATGAGCTCCttaaaagtggtgtgcatcTTTGTACGAGTTTCATGCATCATGCAAATTTTGCGtgtatttgaatgtcaccaacattcaacatttcctcaaactttctctacagttcatttgacatagaagcgatCATATC containing:
- the LOC140808131 gene encoding uncharacterized protein isoform X4, translated to MPVWLILWRKQVLLIYQLQEQKYGWKAIRRKMDNLVVKLLEKKCLVFGKEIRGRVYGMGFGVAPSKVGASLQQNETIKQLQSMMHNLQQEVQLMRSIVFQSTRQQNEREHVGSGGNIGIENDIGSGCDINRPKKSCNADNVNQHQVASRSNLKNVSNGDVPDNIKCKLLH
- the LOC140808131 gene encoding uncharacterized protein isoform X2, which produces MEKTSSADIPITRTKVWVEGDKKKNGQPSGEAVGEKMKEIEECEPESQNTTNTAEDAISLVFGKEIRGRVYGMGFGVAPSKVGASLQQNETIKQLQSMMHNLQQEVQLMRSIVFQSTRQQNEREHVGSGGNIGIENDIGSGCDINRPKKSCNADNVNQHQVASRSNLKNVSNGDVPDNIKCKLLH
- the LOC140808131 gene encoding uncharacterized protein isoform X3; translated protein: MTHFFIIMFLMNFSYISICLILKEKTSSADIPITRTKVWVEGDKKKNGQPSGEAVGEKMKEIEECEPESQNTTNTAEDAISLVFGKEIRGRVYGMGFGVAPSKVGASLQQNETIKQLQSMMHNLQQEVQLMRSIVFQSTRQQNEREHVGSGGNIGIENDIGSGCDINRPKKSFKFKECE
- the LOC140808131 gene encoding uncharacterized protein isoform X1, whose amino-acid sequence is MTHFFIIMFLMNFSYISICLILKEKTSSADIPITRTKVWVEGDKKKNGQPSGEAVGEKMKEIEECEPESQNTTNTAEDAISLVFGKEIRGRVYGMGFGVAPSKVGASLQQNETIKQLQSMMHNLQQEVQLMRSIVFQSTRQQNEREHVGSGGNIGIENDIGSGCDINRPKKSCNADNVNQHQVASRSNLKNVSNGDVPDNIKCKLLH